One part of the Terrimicrobium sacchariphilum genome encodes these proteins:
- a CDS encoding DUF1648 domain-containing protein has protein sequence MKPAAIFAVAACALFFVVVSLHDHHQLPDRIASHFDVTGTVNGWMDKTAFTTSMLSVGLGIPAIFVSIIYLMRFLPTRYLNLPSDRWREPAYFRKACDYVLTITLWYAAAFLLWQTAFTHQIVAANLATPPRLDNQYAFLLTIPILVLTLGWLVAFMVRFLRTC, from the coding sequence ATGAAACCCGCCGCCATTTTCGCCGTCGCAGCCTGCGCGCTATTCTTCGTCGTCGTCTCGCTCCACGACCACCACCAGCTCCCCGACCGCATCGCCTCGCATTTCGACGTCACCGGCACCGTCAACGGATGGATGGACAAGACAGCCTTCACCACCTCCATGCTCAGCGTCGGCCTCGGCATTCCGGCCATTTTCGTTTCCATCATTTACCTGATGCGGTTCCTCCCGACACGGTATCTCAACCTTCCCAGCGACCGCTGGCGCGAACCCGCGTACTTTCGCAAAGCCTGCGACTACGTGCTCACCATCACGCTCTGGTACGCCGCCGCTTTCCTCCTCTGGCAGACCGCCTTCACCCACCAGATCGTCGCTGCAAATCTCGCAACCCCACCGCGCCTCGACAACCAGTACGCCTTCCTCCTCACCATCCCGATTCTCGTCCTCACCCTCGGCTGGCTCGTCGCCTTCATGGTGCGATTCCTTCGAACCTGTTAG
- a CDS encoding YbcC family protein encodes MNTIASSETHASPGEAALLLDAARAACSRIAPLWPLQHFVAVNPFLGLADRPFTDACQLMSRLLPGGMQMPASYYAQKFAAGELTAPDLSAALAQAGKTLPPAQAALIAEWTPATLRAALAEPAAAPDTLPTVAEAVDRQHGSAWAAYIVESISHFSAAYYDAGQSAWRMPWRHLPLFQAWREHALLDADPEIHGLAGFRGWVRSLPADGGEAIARLIPLLRLEADPADYLHKQLLTIRGWAGYVQYRVREQSMHDHVDDSLRDLLAIRLAWDAALLARYDSPALREFWPAPGEASPAAMLQSYLFQLAEEHAWLTRLTATLQTPAAVAATPARPAVQAVFCIDVRSEVFRRALESASPAIHTLGFAGFFGLPVEVVPFGQRKPVAQCPVLLTPKYRVHETLPGVTPQKEQQIARQQRLARRITHSWNSFKTSAITCFSFVETAGLAFGAKLFRNTFAPAAHTHSHHHGCCPSPDPASHGDGGIPLPERVALARGALRNMGLTRDFARLVLLCGHGSTTTNNPYAAGLDCGACGGHAGDTNARLAAAILNDPRIRAALAEDGLSIPADTWFLGALHDTTTDEVRVFDIDHVPATHQCDLAELQGWLALAGTRARTERAAHLGLESTDPALREKVALQGNDWSQVRPEWGLAGNAAFIAAPRHRTRHAHLGGRVFLHSYDHRTDTDGSVLELIMCAPMIVANWINLQYYASTVNNSAFGSGNKTIHNVVGTLGVCLGNGGDLQTGLPLQSVSDGSRWMHEPLRLHVVLEAPRHAIDTVLARHAHVRQLVDHGWLLLFALEDDGAALHRHLPGGRWERVS; translated from the coding sequence ATGAATACTATTGCCTCATCCGAAACCCACGCCAGCCCGGGCGAAGCCGCCCTCCTCCTCGACGCTGCCCGCGCCGCCTGCTCGCGCATTGCCCCGCTCTGGCCGCTCCAGCATTTCGTCGCGGTAAATCCCTTCCTCGGCCTCGCCGACCGGCCCTTTACCGATGCCTGCCAGCTCATGTCCCGCCTCCTCCCCGGCGGCATGCAGATGCCCGCCTCGTACTATGCGCAAAAGTTCGCCGCTGGAGAATTGACCGCTCCCGACCTCTCCGCCGCCCTCGCCCAGGCGGGAAAAACCCTTCCCCCCGCGCAGGCCGCGCTCATCGCGGAGTGGACGCCCGCCACGCTCCGCGCCGCCCTTGCGGAACCAGCCGCCGCGCCCGACACCCTGCCCACCGTGGCCGAGGCCGTCGACCGGCAGCACGGCTCTGCCTGGGCCGCGTACATCGTCGAGTCGATCAGCCACTTCAGCGCCGCCTATTACGATGCGGGCCAGTCCGCCTGGCGCATGCCCTGGCGGCATCTCCCGCTCTTCCAGGCCTGGCGCGAACACGCCCTTCTCGACGCCGACCCCGAGATCCACGGCCTCGCGGGCTTCCGGGGCTGGGTGCGCTCGCTTCCCGCCGACGGCGGCGAGGCCATCGCCCGGCTCATCCCGCTGCTCCGGCTCGAGGCCGACCCCGCCGACTACCTCCACAAGCAGCTCCTCACCATTCGCGGCTGGGCGGGTTACGTCCAGTATCGGGTGAGGGAGCAGTCCATGCACGATCATGTGGATGATTCCCTGCGCGACCTCCTCGCCATCCGGCTCGCCTGGGATGCCGCCCTCCTCGCCCGGTACGACAGCCCGGCGCTGCGGGAATTCTGGCCCGCCCCCGGCGAAGCCTCCCCCGCCGCCATGCTCCAGAGCTACCTCTTTCAACTCGCCGAGGAGCACGCCTGGCTCACACGGCTCACCGCCACGCTTCAGACGCCCGCCGCCGTCGCCGCAACCCCGGCCCGGCCCGCCGTGCAGGCCGTCTTTTGCATCGACGTGCGATCCGAGGTCTTCCGGCGCGCGCTGGAGTCCGCCTCCCCCGCCATCCACACGCTCGGCTTCGCCGGGTTCTTCGGCCTGCCCGTCGAGGTCGTTCCCTTCGGCCAGCGGAAGCCCGTCGCGCAATGCCCCGTCCTCCTCACGCCGAAATACCGCGTGCACGAGACTCTCCCCGGGGTCACTCCGCAAAAAGAGCAGCAGATCGCGCGGCAGCAGCGGCTCGCCCGGCGAATCACGCACTCGTGGAATTCCTTCAAGACCTCCGCCATCACCTGCTTCTCCTTCGTCGAGACCGCCGGGCTGGCCTTTGGCGCGAAGCTCTTCCGCAACACCTTCGCCCCCGCCGCGCACACTCACTCCCACCACCACGGCTGCTGCCCGTCGCCCGATCCCGCCAGCCACGGCGACGGCGGCATCCCGCTGCCCGAGCGCGTCGCCCTCGCCCGGGGAGCCCTGCGCAACATGGGCCTCACCCGCGACTTTGCCCGGCTCGTCCTCCTCTGCGGCCACGGCAGCACCACGACCAACAACCCCTACGCCGCCGGGCTCGACTGCGGGGCCTGCGGCGGCCACGCCGGGGATACCAATGCCCGCCTCGCCGCCGCCATCCTCAATGACCCGCGCATCCGCGCCGCGCTCGCCGAGGACGGACTGTCCATTCCCGCCGACACCTGGTTCCTCGGTGCGCTGCACGACACCACCACCGACGAGGTGCGGGTCTTTGACATCGACCACGTCCCCGCCACCCACCAGTGCGACCTCGCCGAACTCCAGGGCTGGCTCGCCCTCGCCGGCACCCGCGCCCGCACGGAACGCGCCGCCCACCTCGGCCTGGAAAGCACCGACCCCGCCCTGCGGGAAAAGGTCGCGCTTCAGGGTAATGACTGGTCCCAGGTCCGGCCCGAGTGGGGACTCGCGGGCAATGCCGCCTTCATCGCCGCGCCGCGTCACCGCACCCGGCACGCCCACCTCGGCGGCCGCGTCTTCCTCCACAGCTACGACCACCGCACCGATACCGACGGCTCCGTCCTCGAGCTCATCATGTGCGCGCCCATGATCGTGGCCAACTGGATCAACCTCCAGTATTACGCCTCCACCGTGAACAACTCCGCCTTCGGCAGCGGCAACAAGACCATCCACAACGTCGTCGGCACCCTCGGCGTCTGCCTCGGCAATGGCGGCGACCTCCAGACCGGCCTGCCCCTGCAGTCCGTCTCCGACGGCTCCCGCTGGATGCACGAACCCCTGCGGCTCCACGTCGTGCTGGAGGCCCCGCGCCACGCCATCGACACCGTGCTCGCCCGCCACGCCCACGTCCGCCAGCTCGTCGACCACGGCTGGCTCCTCCTCTTCGCCCTCGAGGACGACGGAGCCGCCCTCCATCGTCACCTGCCCGGCGGCCGGTGGGAGCGCGTTTCCTGA
- a CDS encoding proton-conducting transporter transmembrane domain-containing protein — translation MDLTPSAASAATSLTTLLAMAGPLALLALVLVPSRLANQAGKSFARAVAALALCAFVLIALAALFHTLIPQPAARPIGFGAASVNILLDPLSLTMALLVSFLSAVVTRYSVNYLGGDARQGYFCKWLAVTSGCVLVLVLSGNLLAFTLAWIATSLGLHQLLTFFGDRPAARGAARKKFLISRLGEACIVGALILTWHCHGTWDFHQLFALAESPGAGGVHPGLCGAVSILLVLGAILKSAQFPFHSWLPETMETPTPVSALMHAGIINAGGFLVVRLSPLIVLSPAALNVLAVVGAFTAIFASAVMLTQTSVKRSLAYSTIAQMGFMMLQCGLGAFALAILHIVAHSLYKAYAFLSSGSIVQMSKSAWTPSGRPAAHPGILAAILLTAISITWGIGSLFGLTVNHGALLLGSVFTMAVAYLLWNLWSSSHRWGLVGAGLGLSSLAALSYFTLHAVFEWLLAPALPHYAPPRAAWELGVMALIALLFLALLVLQSQLPAWSGARLGQALYVHASRGFYLGSYAHRFLASLSPKTTL, via the coding sequence ATGGATCTCACGCCGTCCGCTGCCTCCGCAGCCACCAGCCTCACCACCCTGCTTGCCATGGCCGGGCCGCTCGCGCTGCTGGCTCTCGTGCTCGTCCCGTCGCGCCTCGCCAACCAGGCCGGGAAATCCTTCGCCCGCGCCGTCGCGGCCCTGGCTCTCTGCGCCTTCGTCCTCATCGCACTGGCCGCGCTGTTCCATACGCTCATCCCACAGCCCGCCGCCCGGCCCATCGGGTTCGGCGCGGCGTCCGTGAATATCCTCCTCGACCCGCTCTCGCTCACCATGGCGCTGCTCGTCTCCTTCCTCTCCGCCGTGGTCACGCGCTACTCGGTGAACTACCTCGGCGGCGATGCGCGGCAGGGGTACTTTTGCAAATGGCTCGCCGTCACCTCCGGCTGCGTGCTCGTCCTCGTGCTCAGCGGCAACCTCCTCGCCTTCACTCTCGCGTGGATCGCCACCAGCCTCGGCCTGCATCAGCTCCTCACCTTCTTCGGCGACCGGCCTGCGGCTCGCGGCGCGGCGCGGAAGAAGTTCCTCATCAGCCGCCTCGGCGAGGCCTGCATCGTCGGCGCGCTCATTCTCACCTGGCACTGCCACGGCACCTGGGATTTCCACCAGCTCTTTGCCCTGGCGGAATCCCCCGGCGCAGGCGGCGTCCATCCCGGCCTCTGCGGAGCAGTCAGCATCCTCCTCGTCCTCGGCGCGATCCTGAAGTCGGCGCAATTCCCCTTCCACTCCTGGCTGCCCGAGACGATGGAAACCCCCACGCCTGTCTCCGCGCTCATGCACGCCGGGATCATCAATGCCGGCGGCTTTCTCGTCGTGCGGCTCAGCCCGCTCATCGTCCTCTCGCCCGCCGCGCTCAATGTCCTCGCCGTCGTCGGCGCCTTCACCGCCATCTTTGCCTCCGCCGTCATGCTCACCCAAACCAGCGTGAAGCGCTCGCTCGCCTACTCGACCATCGCGCAGATGGGCTTCATGATGCTGCAATGTGGCCTCGGCGCCTTCGCCCTCGCCATCCTCCACATCGTCGCCCACTCGCTCTACAAGGCCTACGCCTTCCTCTCCTCCGGCAGCATCGTGCAGATGAGCAAGTCCGCCTGGACGCCCTCGGGCCGCCCCGCCGCGCACCCCGGCATCCTCGCCGCGATCCTGCTCACGGCCATTAGCATCACCTGGGGCATCGGCAGCCTCTTCGGCCTCACGGTCAACCACGGAGCGCTCCTCCTCGGCAGCGTCTTCACCATGGCCGTCGCCTATCTCCTGTGGAACCTCTGGTCCTCCTCGCACCGGTGGGGCCTCGTCGGCGCGGGCCTCGGCCTCTCCTCGCTCGCCGCTCTCAGCTACTTCACCCTGCACGCCGTCTTTGAATGGCTCCTCGCCCCCGCGCTGCCGCACTACGCGCCGCCCCGCGCCGCGTGGGAGCTGGGCGTGATGGCGCTCATCGCGCTCCTCTTCCTCGCCCTGCTCGTCCTCCAGTCCCAGCTCCCCGCCTGGTCCGGCGCGCGGCTCGGGCAGGCCCTCTACGTCCACGCCTCCCGGGGTTTCTACCTCGGCAGCTACGCCCACCGGTTCCTTGCCAGCCTCAGCCCGAAAACCACCCTCTAA
- a CDS encoding LysR family transcriptional regulator: MAFLNYHHLRYFRAIATEGTLTSAAERLNISQSALSIQLRQLEESLGQALFTRENKSLVLTEAGRIALEYAESIFRAGEELVAVLNHETGGQRRVVRIGAVATLSRNFQTNLLRPLVGREDIELVLRSGNLRDLLAQLRAHTLDAVLSNLPVRRDAETPWHSHLIDEQPVSLIGLPTRKRTKFRFPEDLRQTPVILPSLDSNIRPAFDLMMEQYGIRPIIAAEVDDMAMLRLLAREGAGLALVPPVVVNEELRTGLLVERCQVPQIRESFYAITPSRRFPNPVLAEILKGHGLG; encoded by the coding sequence ATGGCGTTTTTGAATTATCACCACCTGCGGTACTTCCGCGCGATCGCGACGGAGGGGACTTTGACGAGCGCGGCGGAGCGTCTCAATATTTCGCAATCGGCGCTCAGCATCCAGCTGCGCCAGCTGGAGGAGAGTCTCGGGCAGGCGCTCTTTACGCGGGAGAACAAGTCGCTCGTGCTGACGGAAGCCGGGCGCATCGCGCTGGAGTACGCGGAGTCGATCTTTCGTGCGGGTGAGGAGCTGGTGGCGGTGCTGAATCATGAGACAGGCGGGCAGCGGCGCGTGGTGCGGATCGGCGCTGTGGCGACGCTGTCGCGGAATTTCCAGACGAACCTGCTGCGGCCCCTGGTGGGGCGCGAGGACATCGAGCTCGTGCTGCGCTCGGGCAATCTGCGGGACCTCCTCGCGCAGCTCCGCGCGCACACGCTGGACGCGGTCTTGTCGAATCTCCCGGTGCGTCGCGATGCGGAGACGCCGTGGCACAGCCATCTCATCGATGAGCAGCCGGTGAGCCTGATCGGGCTGCCGACGCGCAAGCGGACGAAGTTTCGTTTCCCCGAGGACCTGAGGCAGACGCCCGTGATCCTGCCGAGTCTGGATAGCAATATCCGCCCCGCCTTTGACCTGATGATGGAGCAGTACGGCATCCGCCCGATCATCGCGGCGGAGGTGGACGACATGGCCATGCTGCGCCTGCTCGCGCGCGAGGGCGCGGGGCTGGCGCTGGTGCCGCCGGTGGTGGTTAATGAGGAACTGCGCACGGGCCTGCTGGTCGAGCGCTGCCAGGTGCCGCAGATCCGCGAGAGCTTTTACGCGATCACACCGTCGCGGCGCTTCCCCAATCCCGTGCTGGCTGAGATTCTAAAGGGTCACGGGCTGGGGTAG
- a CDS encoding BlaI/MecI/CopY family transcriptional regulator, which translates to MKEIPKISDAEWDVMNVLWEEPGLTAAQVGERLSGRGWKLNTVRTFLTRLEKKGAVRATEVPEARVFSAVLSREECIHAEGRTFAQRFFQGATGALLVHFAGNTKLSDRELKELEEILERKRKEGGRGRR; encoded by the coding sequence ATGAAGGAAATCCCGAAGATCTCGGATGCGGAGTGGGACGTGATGAATGTCCTGTGGGAGGAGCCAGGGTTGACGGCGGCGCAGGTGGGCGAGCGACTGAGCGGGCGAGGGTGGAAGCTGAACACGGTGCGGACCTTTTTGACGCGGCTGGAGAAGAAGGGGGCGGTGCGTGCGACGGAGGTGCCGGAGGCGCGGGTGTTTTCGGCGGTGCTGAGTCGCGAGGAGTGTATTCATGCGGAGGGGCGGACGTTTGCGCAGAGGTTCTTTCAAGGGGCGACGGGGGCGCTGCTGGTGCATTTCGCAGGGAATACGAAGCTGAGTGACCGGGAGTTGAAGGAACTGGAGGAGATCCTGGAGCGGAAGCGGAAGGAGGGTGGACGTGGCCGCCGCTGA
- a CDS encoding M56 family metallopeptidase — translation MAAADILVALLQASWQASVGIVLLLAVRALAGRFVSGWWLYVLWLLVMVRLLVPGSILPVSPAPLPRPAALVQVREQMQAEPVELTPVVAVAETVTQRGGQEIHVRTEVRKARPLSWQQVLVIVWASGAGLLAMYFLGAAVWLDRRIRRGERPTPQAVAQWWAECRGHIPAGRLRLVTSDAVKAPLLFGLLRPRLVLPCGQLDGLSRADWEHIFLHELMHLRQRDNWTNLLPLAALCVHWFNPLVWLSQRAIRADRELAIDERVLGFLGEERGEDYARTLLRVLTSGGDSRLLPGAIGIVESGAGMKRRFRRIVELRAPRLAVMALGGAALCALALVAFGQEGKPEAKGKPDEQISLASMQDIKAQILAAARAGDAVKIVKIQEVAGDRQMPFRKEDASDLLEQLMAEGDVPTFTILLETLRKSHAGIEWQPGAEALTGLVKRDRRDFLEALFSHRVKLDLFTPEVMQAAGASQPWLEKRVAEVRQQRTNVDLLVQASKTGDIAEMTRLLDAGVDVDGVASDDFTPLTRAAVSGQAAAVKLLLARGAQVDKPRLPGWDYTAMCLAKTVEVAQLLKDAGANVNATLFGRPEPIVTYPARWASVDVVRWFLDNGVDAKTAHYDDPSLLFSAGRPETAELLIERGVPVNAREESGEAALTWILRFVKNPAQIAKVLLRHGADPNARSRGGVVPLMVAPDGETVDALIAAGADILAKDDRGGSVLQYFGGEKADPSREEALRRHGLVLTDEAEGLALMGRAILGNDVDQVKRLLAQGVNPDREVIGYQQYLESSKMELATSFGRFEIVNVMRAAGGKDVGLLSQAAAEGDIAKIKELLAAGAKVDETTSMGATPLSFAVRRGQLESVRVLLDAGADPAHFGRMGFTPMSYAEFMVTQWENQGSNTVQQTNLSPEDEKAFWSQAVALMEPRYPKAEPVDASGDTALTMASTCGNFLPVHPLLRRGANINHQRPDGMTPLMIAIVTKPKNARRDMVTSYDPKTGEKKQSSIAANYVGSLLEVGADVTLRNREGKTALDLARERNDDEIVALLTAPRDPAPTKNP, via the coding sequence GTGGCCGCCGCTGACATCCTGGTCGCGCTGTTGCAGGCCTCCTGGCAGGCCTCCGTGGGCATTGTACTGCTGCTGGCGGTGCGGGCGCTGGCGGGGAGATTTGTTTCGGGCTGGTGGCTGTATGTGCTGTGGCTGCTGGTGATGGTGCGGCTGCTGGTGCCGGGAAGCATCCTGCCGGTATCACCTGCTCCGCTGCCGCGGCCTGCCGCGCTGGTGCAGGTGCGGGAACAGATGCAGGCGGAGCCGGTGGAGTTGACCCCGGTGGTGGCGGTGGCCGAGACGGTGACGCAGCGCGGGGGGCAGGAAATCCATGTGAGGACGGAGGTCCGAAAGGCGCGGCCATTGAGCTGGCAGCAGGTGCTGGTGATCGTGTGGGCGTCGGGCGCGGGGCTGCTGGCGATGTATTTCCTCGGCGCGGCGGTGTGGCTCGATCGGCGGATTCGGCGCGGAGAGCGGCCGACCCCTCAGGCGGTCGCGCAATGGTGGGCGGAGTGCCGCGGGCACATCCCGGCGGGGCGGCTGAGGCTGGTGACGAGCGACGCGGTGAAGGCTCCGCTGCTCTTTGGCCTCCTCCGGCCGAGGCTGGTGCTGCCGTGCGGGCAGCTGGACGGTCTTTCCCGCGCGGACTGGGAGCATATCTTTCTGCATGAGCTGATGCATCTCCGCCAACGGGACAACTGGACGAACCTGCTGCCTCTGGCCGCGCTGTGCGTGCATTGGTTCAACCCGCTGGTGTGGCTGAGCCAGAGAGCGATCCGTGCCGACCGCGAGCTGGCCATCGACGAGCGGGTGCTGGGTTTCCTCGGGGAGGAGCGGGGGGAGGATTACGCCCGCACGCTGCTGCGGGTGCTCACGTCGGGCGGGGATTCGCGGCTGCTGCCGGGGGCGATCGGCATCGTGGAAAGCGGGGCGGGGATGAAGCGGAGGTTCCGCCGGATCGTGGAACTGCGCGCGCCGCGTCTCGCCGTGATGGCGCTGGGCGGAGCGGCGCTGTGTGCGCTGGCGCTGGTCGCCTTTGGCCAGGAGGGGAAGCCTGAGGCAAAGGGGAAGCCGGATGAGCAGATCTCGCTCGCCTCGATGCAGGACATCAAGGCGCAAATCCTCGCGGCGGCCCGCGCGGGTGATGCGGTGAAAATCGTGAAGATCCAGGAGGTCGCGGGCGACCGGCAGATGCCCTTCCGGAAGGAGGATGCGAGCGATCTGCTGGAGCAGCTCATGGCGGAAGGGGACGTGCCGACGTTTACCATCCTGCTGGAGACGCTGCGCAAGAGCCATGCGGGGATCGAGTGGCAGCCGGGCGCGGAGGCTCTCACCGGGCTGGTGAAGCGCGACCGGCGGGATTTTCTCGAGGCGCTCTTCAGCCACCGGGTGAAGCTCGATCTGTTCACCCCGGAGGTGATGCAGGCGGCGGGCGCGTCGCAGCCGTGGCTGGAAAAGCGTGTGGCCGAGGTGCGCCAGCAGCGGACGAATGTTGACCTGCTCGTGCAGGCGAGCAAGACCGGCGACATCGCGGAGATGACGCGGCTGCTCGATGCGGGGGTGGACGTGGATGGCGTGGCGTCGGATGATTTCACGCCGCTGACCCGCGCGGCGGTATCGGGTCAGGCGGCGGCGGTGAAGCTGCTGCTGGCGCGCGGCGCTCAGGTGGACAAGCCGCGCCTGCCCGGGTGGGACTACACGGCGATGTGCCTGGCGAAGACGGTGGAGGTGGCGCAACTGCTGAAGGACGCGGGTGCGAATGTGAATGCGACGCTCTTTGGCCGACCCGAGCCGATCGTGACGTATCCTGCGCGGTGGGCGTCGGTCGATGTGGTGCGGTGGTTCCTCGACAACGGCGTGGATGCGAAGACGGCGCACTACGACGATCCCAGCCTGCTCTTCAGCGCAGGCCGCCCAGAGACGGCGGAACTGCTGATCGAACGAGGAGTGCCGGTGAATGCCAGGGAAGAGTCGGGCGAGGCTGCGCTGACCTGGATCCTGCGCTTCGTAAAGAATCCCGCCCAGATCGCAAAGGTGCTGCTGCGGCACGGGGCTGATCCCAACGCGCGATCGCGCGGAGGAGTGGTGCCGCTGATGGTCGCGCCGGATGGGGAAACCGTGGATGCGCTGATCGCCGCCGGAGCGGATATCCTGGCCAAGGATGATCGCGGGGGCAGCGTCTTGCAGTACTTTGGCGGCGAGAAGGCTGATCCCAGCAGGGAAGAGGCCCTGCGCAGGCACGGGCTGGTGCTCACCGATGAGGCGGAGGGCCTCGCCCTGATGGGGCGGGCGATTCTTGGAAACGATGTGGATCAGGTAAAACGCCTGCTGGCGCAGGGGGTGAATCCAGACCGGGAGGTAATCGGATATCAGCAATATCTTGAGTCCTCCAAAATGGAACTGGCGACGAGCTTTGGACGCTTTGAGATCGTGAATGTCATGCGTGCGGCGGGTGGAAAGGATGTCGGCTTGCTCAGCCAGGCGGCTGCGGAGGGCGATATCGCAAAGATAAAGGAGCTGCTGGCCGCAGGGGCGAAAGTTGACGAGACGACGAGCATGGGTGCGACGCCACTTTCCTTTGCCGTGAGGCGCGGTCAGCTTGAGTCTGTGCGTGTGCTGCTCGATGCGGGGGCTGATCCGGCGCACTTTGGCCGGATGGGGTTCACTCCGATGTCGTACGCCGAGTTCATGGTGACTCAATGGGAAAACCAGGGCAGCAATACCGTCCAGCAGACGAATTTGTCCCCGGAGGATGAGAAGGCATTCTGGTCGCAGGCTGTGGCCCTGATGGAGCCGCGCTACCCAAAGGCGGAGCCGGTCGATGCGAGTGGCGATACGGCGCTGACCATGGCCTCGACCTGCGGCAACTTTTTGCCCGTGCATCCGCTACTCCGCCGGGGGGCGAATATCAACCATCAGCGGCCCGATGGAATGACACCGCTGATGATCGCCATCGTGACGAAGCCAAAGAATGCCAGGCGGGATATGGTTACGAGTTATGACCCAAAGACCGGGGAGAAAAAGCAAAGCTCCATCGCGGCGAACTATGTCGGATCGCTCCTCGAAGTGGGAGCGGATGTGACGCTGCGCAACCGCGAGGGCAAGACCGCCCTCGACCTCGCCCGGGAGCGCAATGATGACGAGATCGTCGCGCTGCTCACCGCGCCGCGTGACCCGGCCCCAACCAAAAATCCATGA
- a CDS encoding PLDc N-terminal domain-containing protein, translating into MRSIPIFYIAFLIGVAAIGVMVGTSVFSTDASHGNAATSEMVSLTMMVAVLLTGAVSALFWVGALVHLLCNRSLEGTERIAWLLVVILLNALGAVLYFFLAPLPPSSRALSAA; encoded by the coding sequence ATGCGGTCGATTCCCATCTTTTACATCGCCTTTCTGATCGGCGTCGCGGCGATCGGCGTCATGGTCGGGACGTCGGTTTTCTCCACGGATGCCTCCCATGGAAATGCGGCAACCTCCGAAATGGTCTCATTGACGATGATGGTGGCGGTGCTCCTCACGGGCGCGGTATCGGCGTTATTCTGGGTCGGTGCGCTGGTGCATCTGCTGTGCAATCGTTCACTGGAGGGCACGGAGCGCATCGCGTGGCTCCTGGTGGTGATCCTGCTCAACGCGCTGGGCGCGGTGCTGTATTTCTTCCTCGCCCCGCTGCCGCCATCGAGCCGGGCGCTCTCGGCGGCGTGA
- a CDS encoding transposase codes for MARQLRIEYKGAVYHVVARGRDGAAIFHDDTDREAFLRTVGEACARGGWRVYAYVLMANHYHLVVETPEGNLSTGMKWLQNAFTRRLNGRHAGWGEVFGDRYRAIVVEATGGGYLESLVDFVHLNPVRSGVVKSRKDGALAGYAWSSLAAGYAVAASDRPAWLAVEAGLQRYGLADRAADRRKFVARTQALARETGGEVTGPNDGAQNTLHRGWYWGSPAFREKLLKRLERPSARLKPRAAQSIRPRDRRKAQEWLDLARKHFGVTGDFAKAPRAARVAAAWALHSRTNESQAWIADTLGLRSAANVSQQVRSVDQGTHAALAGEKRWRSWERLVRAGA; via the coding sequence ATGGCACGGCAGTTGCGTATCGAGTACAAGGGGGCGGTTTATCATGTGGTGGCGCGGGGGCGCGATGGGGCGGCGATTTTTCATGATGACACGGACCGGGAGGCGTTTCTGCGCACGGTGGGCGAGGCCTGCGCGCGCGGGGGCTGGCGGGTTTATGCGTATGTGCTGATGGCGAATCATTACCACCTCGTGGTGGAGACGCCGGAGGGGAATCTCTCGACGGGCATGAAGTGGCTGCAAAATGCGTTCACGCGGCGGCTGAACGGGCGTCACGCGGGATGGGGCGAGGTGTTTGGCGACCGCTATCGCGCGATCGTGGTGGAGGCGACGGGCGGAGGTTATCTGGAGTCGCTGGTGGATTTTGTGCATCTGAATCCGGTGCGCTCGGGCGTGGTGAAATCGCGCAAGGATGGCGCACTGGCGGGGTATGCCTGGAGCAGCCTCGCGGCGGGGTATGCGGTGGCGGCGTCGGATCGCCCGGCGTGGCTGGCGGTGGAGGCGGGTTTGCAACGATACGGCCTCGCGGACCGGGCGGCGGACCGGAGGAAATTCGTCGCGCGTACGCAGGCGCTGGCGCGGGAGACGGGCGGCGAGGTGACGGGGCCAAACGACGGCGCGCAGAATACTTTGCATCGCGGCTGGTACTGGGGCAGCCCGGCCTTCCGCGAAAAGCTGCTCAAGCGGCTGGAGAGACCCTCGGCCCGGCTGAAGCCGCGTGCGGCGCAGTCCATACGACCGCGCGACCGGCGCAAGGCGCAGGAATGGCTCGACCTGGCGCGGAAGCACTTTGGCGTGACGGGAGACTTTGCCAAGGCTCCGCGAGCCGCGCGTGTCGCCGCCGCCTGGGCGCTGCATTCCCGCACGAACGAATCGCAAGCCTGGATCGCCGACACGCTCGGCCTGCGCTCCGCTGCGAACGTGAGCCAGCAGGTCCGTAGCGTCGACCAAGGCACCCACGCCGCCCTGGCCGGCGAAAAGCGCTGGCGCTCATGGGAGCGGCTGGTGCGGGCGGGGGCGTAG